The following coding sequences are from one Triticum aestivum cultivar Chinese Spring chromosome 5A, IWGSC CS RefSeq v2.1, whole genome shotgun sequence window:
- the LOC123102465 gene encoding uncharacterized protein isoform X2, with product MVGVVQLSVRIQISPPCYISPSTETVFLLLFFLFTTKLMQMLLVKGLETGSSSGRFFEKFQVLGNCKLFQPGGNCTQHGGWYPSSFPFNKCYFSNRTQHGYGRGYFSAISSHTCTSDDNAMVARAGLPLQDLEFVQFHPTGIYGAGCLITEALYFQLLDGIMEGTYTVQYETRNDLMMLR from the exons ATGGTGGGCGTTGTCCAGTTGTCCGTACGAATCCAGATTTCCCCTCCCTGCTACATCTCTCCTTCCACCGAGACTGTCTTCTTATTGCTGTTTTTTCTTTTTACTACCAAATTGATGCAGATGCTATTAGTGAAAGGATTGGAGACTGGGTCTAGTAGTGGTAGGTTTTTTGAGAAATTCCAAGTGCTCGGGAATTGCAAATTGTTTCAGCCAG GGGGTAATTGCACTCAACATGGAGGATGGTACCCTTCATCGTTTCCTTTCAACAAATGCTATTTTAGCAACAGGA CTCAACATGGTTATGGCAGAGGTTACTTCTCTGCTATTTCATCTCACACATGTACTAGTGATGACAATGCTATGGTTGCACGTGCTGGGTTACCCCTTCAG GATCTTGAGTTTGTGCAGTTCCATCCTACAGGCATTTACGGTGCTGGATGCCTTATAACCGAAG CATTATATTTTCAGCTGCTTGATGGAATCATGGAAGGAACATATACAGTGCAGTACGAAACGAGGAATGATCTGATGATGTTGAGATGA
- the LOC123102465 gene encoding succinate dehydrogenase [ubiquinone] flavoprotein subunit, mitochondrial isoform X3, with protein MLLVKGLETGSSSGRFFEKFQVLGNCKLFQPGGNCTQHGGWYPSSFPFNKCYFSNRTQHGYGRGYFSAISSHTCTSDDNAMVARAGLPLQDLEFVQFHPTGIYGAGCLITEGSRGEGGILRNSKAERFMERYAPTANDLASRDVVSRSMTN; from the exons ATGCTATTAGTGAAAGGATTGGAGACTGGGTCTAGTAGTGGTAGGTTTTTTGAGAAATTCCAAGTGCTCGGGAATTGCAAATTGTTTCAGCCAG GGGGTAATTGCACTCAACATGGAGGATGGTACCCTTCATCGTTTCCTTTCAACAAATGCTATTTTAGCAACAGGA CTCAACATGGTTATGGCAGAGGTTACTTCTCTGCTATTTCATCTCACACATGTACTAGTGATGACAATGCTATGGTTGCACGTGCTGGGTTACCCCTTCAG GATCTTGAGTTTGTGCAGTTCCATCCTACAGGCATTTACGGTGCTGGATGCCTTATAACCGAAG GTTCCCGGGGCGAAGGTGGTATTCTTAGGAACAGCAAAGCTGAGAGGTTCATGGAACGATATGCCCCTACCGCCAATGATCTGGCATCTCGTGATGTTGTTTCTAGATCTATGACTAATTGA
- the LOC123102465 gene encoding uncharacterized protein isoform X1, producing the protein MVGVVQLSVRIQISPPCYISPSTETVFLLLFFLFTTKLMQMLLVKGLETGSSSGRFFEKFQVLGNCKLFQPGGNCTQHGGWYPSSFPFNKCYFSNRTQHGYGRGYFSAISSHTCTSDDNAMVARAGLPLQDLEFVQFHPTGIYGAGCLITEGSRGEGGILRNSKAERFMERYAPTANDLASRDVVSRSMTN; encoded by the exons ATGGTGGGCGTTGTCCAGTTGTCCGTACGAATCCAGATTTCCCCTCCCTGCTACATCTCTCCTTCCACCGAGACTGTCTTCTTATTGCTGTTTTTTCTTTTTACTACCAAATTGATGCAGATGCTATTAGTGAAAGGATTGGAGACTGGGTCTAGTAGTGGTAGGTTTTTTGAGAAATTCCAAGTGCTCGGGAATTGCAAATTGTTTCAGCCAG GGGGTAATTGCACTCAACATGGAGGATGGTACCCTTCATCGTTTCCTTTCAACAAATGCTATTTTAGCAACAGGA CTCAACATGGTTATGGCAGAGGTTACTTCTCTGCTATTTCATCTCACACATGTACTAGTGATGACAATGCTATGGTTGCACGTGCTGGGTTACCCCTTCAG GATCTTGAGTTTGTGCAGTTCCATCCTACAGGCATTTACGGTGCTGGATGCCTTATAACCGAAG GTTCCCGGGGCGAAGGTGGTATTCTTAGGAACAGCAAAGCTGAGAGGTTCATGGAACGATATGCCCCTACCGCCAATGATCTGGCATCTCGTGATGTTGTTTCTAGATCTATGACTAATTGA